The Desulfonatronum thiosulfatophilum genomic interval TTCGATATAGCGAATGATCTTCTGACGATCGACGATGAACACGGAACGGGCCAAGAGACGCAGTTCCTTGATCAACACTCCGTATTCCGTACCAAAGGAAGCCTGCTGGTGATCCGACAAGGTGAGAAGATTGGACACGCCGGCCGCGGCGCACCAGCGCTTCTGGGCAAAAGGCAGATCCATGCTGACGACCAAAATCCGGATGTTCTCGCCCAAGGCGGCGGCTTCCTGGTTGAATCGCCGGGCCTCCAGATCGCAGATGGGAGTATCAAGGGAGGGAACCGAAGTGATGATGGAAATTTTATCTTCCAGGGAAGCAAAGCTGAAAGGCTTGAAGTCATTGTCCGTGACATGAAAATCCGGTGCGCTATCGCCTTCCTTGAGGCTGTTTCCCAAGAGGGTTACGGGCTGTCCCTTCAGAGTGACCATTCCAAAGCGTTCTTTCATTGCCGTGCTCCTTGTTGAAGTATGGTTCGAGGAGAAACATGCCCGCCGCAAGAACCCTCGCGACGGGATGCTTCGATTATTGCCGGGATCCTGCGGCAGGCCCGGCGGCATTCGCTGGATTTCACACTCTCAGCCAAGATCCGAAGGATGAAAATGATCAGCATGGAAGGATCGAGCGCCTCCGACCACTAGCCTTGTCCTCATATCCGTTATATTCTCCAAATGCCTGACATGGGGATAATCCAGACTGAGGATATTCCAGACTGAGGATACTCCAGACTGAACATCATCGGCCGATATTTATGCAAAAATCCTACCTGCTAGCCATGAACAATTCAATCAGAAAACCATTAGTATTCCAAATACCCCTTGTACAGCTCCTGTCCAACCGTTCCAAAATCGCTCGTATCCTCTTGCGTGGCGACGTTTCATAATGGCCGCCCCCTCCGATCAGCTGTTCAGCGACATGTTTGATGCCATGCTCGCCCTGCTCGGACCGAGCGGGTGGTGGCCGGCCCATAGTCCGTTCGAAATGGCCCTGGGCGCCATTTTGACCCAGAACACGAACTGGACCAATGTCCGAAAAGCCATCGACAACCTGCGAGCCCAGGAATTGCTGGATCCAGAACGACTTCACCTGGCTCCGGACGCGTTGCTGGAGACCTGTATCCGTCCCTCAGGCTTTTTTCGCCAGAAGACCAGGAAGATCAGGGATTTCCTGGATTTCTTGAAAACCGAAGTCGCATTTGATTTTGCCGCGTTCGATGCTCAGGAAACATTCAGCCTGCGGGAAAAACTGCTGTCCGTTCGGGGGATCGGTCCGGAAACCGCGGACAGTATCCTGTTGTACGCCCTGGATCGTCCGGTTTTTGTAGTCGATGCCTATACGGCAAGAATCTGCAACCGCCACGGGCTGATTCCCGAGGATGTACGCTACGAAGAGTTGCAGGCGATGTTCATGCGCCATGTTCAGCCTGAGACGGACAAGTATAATGAATACCATGCTCTGCTCGTCCGGGTCGGAAAAGAATGGTGTCGCAAGCGGGAACCGAAATGTTCAACCTGCCCGTTGGCGGCACATCTCCCATGATGTGTCTCCAGATGTCCGGAACCGAAATGAAATTCAACTTCTTCAGTAAACCTTTACCCGGAGGCCGTAAACGTGGATGCTTCTTGAGCCCGATCACCCCGGTGATTTTTTTGCTTGCCCTTCTTGCCGGACTTTTCCTGGGTCCGCGGGTTTACGCTTCACCCAAGACTTCCGAGAGCATTGTTCAATCACTTGAAGAGAAACAACGCGATGCCCATACTCATGAAAAAATCCTGCAGGGACTCACG includes:
- the tpx gene encoding thiol peroxidase, with protein sequence MKERFGMVTLKGQPVTLLGNSLKEGDSAPDFHVTDNDFKPFSFASLEDKISIITSVPSLDTPICDLEARRFNQEAAALGENIRILVVSMDLPFAQKRWCAAAGVSNLLTLSDHQQASFGTEYGVLIKELRLLARSVFIVDRQKIIRYIELVKEVGQEPNYDLALDVARKLV
- a CDS encoding endonuclease III domain-containing protein, with translation MAAPSDQLFSDMFDAMLALLGPSGWWPAHSPFEMALGAILTQNTNWTNVRKAIDNLRAQELLDPERLHLAPDALLETCIRPSGFFRQKTRKIRDFLDFLKTEVAFDFAAFDAQETFSLREKLLSVRGIGPETADSILLYALDRPVFVVDAYTARICNRHGLIPEDVRYEELQAMFMRHVQPETDKYNEYHALLVRVGKEWCRKREPKCSTCPLAAHLP